A single Flavobacterium sp. 1 DNA region contains:
- a CDS encoding glycosyl hydrolase 53 family protein, producing the protein MKKILFSIGILITFAFSCSTTNTIVEKTKENAFAKGADVGWLPQMEATGYQFYDADGTKKDCLQLLKDRGINTIRLRVWVNPSDDKASGHCSKDETVVMAVRAQKMGMRVMIDFHYSDSWADPGKQNKPLEWRNHTFSELLNDVYFHTDDVLNALKKAGVTPEWVQVGNEIPGGMLWPEGSTDNFNQLAQLLNKGYDAVKAVDKNIKVIVHLDEGNNSKKFRWFFDNAKANNVKYDVIGLSYYPFWIKTDYKENIADLANNLNDMSARYDKEVMVVEVGGVDTLEQNTHDMLATVIKAVKAVPNNKGLGVIYWEPEGAKSWSHYELSAWKSDGKPSMALDAFKE; encoded by the coding sequence ATGAAAAAGATATTGTTTTCAATAGGGATTCTTATAACGTTTGCTTTTTCTTGCAGTACAACCAATACAATAGTTGAAAAAACTAAAGAGAATGCTTTTGCTAAAGGAGCCGATGTAGGCTGGCTGCCGCAAATGGAAGCAACTGGTTATCAATTTTATGATGCTGACGGGACTAAAAAAGACTGTTTGCAATTGCTGAAAGACCGAGGGATAAATACTATTCGATTACGTGTTTGGGTAAATCCTTCGGATGATAAGGCAAGCGGACACTGCAGTAAGGACGAAACAGTAGTGATGGCAGTTCGTGCTCAAAAGATGGGAATGCGGGTCATGATTGACTTTCATTACAGCGATTCTTGGGCCGATCCAGGGAAGCAAAATAAGCCGTTAGAATGGAGAAATCATACTTTTTCAGAATTGTTAAACGATGTTTATTTCCATACAGATGATGTTTTAAATGCCTTAAAGAAAGCAGGTGTAACTCCAGAATGGGTGCAGGTAGGAAATGAAATTCCGGGAGGAATGTTATGGCCGGAAGGAAGCACGGACAACTTTAATCAGTTGGCACAGTTACTCAATAAAGGATATGATGCAGTCAAAGCTGTGGATAAAAACATAAAAGTTATTGTTCATTTAGACGAAGGGAATAACAGTAAAAAATTCAGATGGTTTTTTGATAATGCCAAAGCTAATAATGTAAAGTATGACGTGATTGGATTGTCGTATTATCCTTTTTGGATTAAAACGGATTATAAAGAAAACATTGCCGATTTGGCTAATAATCTAAATGATATGTCAGCCAGATATGACAAAGAAGTGATGGTTGTTGAGGTTGGCGGCGTTGATACTTTGGAACAAAACACCCACGATATGTTAGCCACTGTTATAAAAGCGGTAAAAGCAGTGCCAAATAACAAAGGGTTAGGCGTAATTTACTGGGAACCGGAAGGGGCAAAATCTTGGAGTCACTACGAATTAAGTGCTTGGAAATCGGATGGGAAACCGTCTATGGCGCTGGATGCGTTTAAAGAATAG
- a CDS encoding glycosyl hydrolase 53 family protein: MKRFLTIFSLLALIVIQFACSGSDSPDTPVVDPPVVSDDFIRAADISFLPEIESAGVVFTNNGKAEDILTTLKNSGCNTIRIRLWKNPANGHSGLAEVKNLAARVKQAGLKVWLTVHYSDSWADPGTQTTPAEWKDLSFTDLKTAVATYTSTIITEINPDIIQIGNEINSGLLWPQGNLINQEAQCIALLSTASAAIRSKAPKTKIMIHYAGVKASDTDWFFSKVKTVDYDYIGLSYYPVWHGKDLAVVKSTIDALGIKFGKKVLIAETAYPFTLSWNDATNNIVGQTDQLVSGYPATPEGQKSYMLAIKDFVKTSKSGIGFAYWGGEWIAFKGSASSNGSTFENQAFYDFSNKSLPVFQVFSLN; this comes from the coding sequence ATGAAAAGATTCTTAACGATATTTTCACTTTTAGCCTTAATAGTTATTCAGTTTGCTTGTTCTGGCAGTGATTCTCCAGATACACCTGTAGTAGATCCGCCTGTTGTGTCTGATGATTTTATTAGAGCTGCTGATATTTCATTTCTTCCTGAAATTGAAAGCGCTGGAGTCGTTTTTACAAATAATGGCAAAGCCGAAGATATACTTACCACTTTAAAAAATTCAGGATGCAATACTATCAGAATCCGTTTATGGAAAAATCCAGCTAATGGGCATTCGGGATTAGCAGAAGTTAAAAATCTTGCGGCTCGTGTAAAACAAGCAGGCTTAAAAGTTTGGCTTACCGTTCATTATTCGGATAGTTGGGCAGATCCGGGAACTCAGACTACGCCAGCTGAATGGAAAGATTTGTCTTTTACAGATTTGAAAACGGCAGTTGCCACTTATACATCTACAATTATAACCGAGATAAATCCTGATATTATTCAAATCGGAAATGAGATAAACAGCGGTTTGCTTTGGCCTCAAGGTAACTTAATCAATCAGGAAGCACAATGTATTGCATTGTTAAGCACTGCCAGCGCTGCTATTCGAAGCAAAGCTCCAAAAACAAAAATCATGATTCATTATGCAGGTGTAAAAGCATCGGATACGGATTGGTTTTTCTCTAAAGTAAAAACAGTCGATTATGATTATATCGGACTTTCTTATTATCCAGTTTGGCATGGTAAAGACTTGGCAGTTGTCAAAAGTACCATCGATGCTTTGGGAATTAAGTTTGGCAAAAAAGTACTTATAGCAGAAACTGCTTATCCGTTTACATTAAGCTGGAATGATGCCACAAATAATATAGTTGGTCAGACAGACCAATTGGTTTCGGGATATCCAGCAACTCCAGAGGGACAAAAAAGTTATATGCTGGCAATCAAAGATTTTGTAAAAACATCCAAATCAGGTATTGGATTTGCTTACTGGGGAGGAGAGTGGATTGCTTTCAAAGGAAGCGCATCGAGCAATGGTTCAACATTTGAAAATCAGGCTTTCTATGATTTTAGCAATAAATCATTACCGGTTTTTCAGGTTTTTAGTTTGAATTAA
- a CDS encoding aldose epimerase family protein, giving the protein MQIKHNSQITATSVKNFFGLIPNGDEIYSYELSNKNGMTLKVITYGAALTELKVPLKNGGIADVVLGFDTLENYLQSFKQEGAPYMGATVGRYAGRINNSVFELNGQKIHLNKNNNNNSLHGGITGFSEKVWAVEKVIEGDNPAITLSYSSPSNEENYPGTLTVELTYLLTETNELILQYSAKTTEDTVVNLTHHSYFNLDGHLSDVKDQELVVNTNQMLETTAENIPTGRYLEIENTPFDFLTPKKCPSVIDNTFVITQKNEFAASLLSKKNNLKMTVFTDQPGVHIYVGGNCQNVLKGKENADYHSLSGICFETQNFPDAPNHEHFPSAVLKKGEEYVHNTVYKFQLF; this is encoded by the coding sequence ATGCAAATAAAACACAATTCACAAATTACTGCTACTTCTGTAAAGAATTTCTTTGGCTTGATACCAAATGGAGATGAGATATACTCTTATGAATTATCCAATAAAAACGGAATGACCTTAAAGGTAATCACTTACGGGGCTGCACTTACAGAATTGAAAGTGCCATTGAAAAACGGCGGGATTGCTGATGTTGTTTTGGGATTTGATACTTTAGAGAATTATCTGCAGTCGTTTAAGCAGGAAGGTGCTCCATATATGGGGGCTACTGTAGGTCGATATGCAGGAAGAATCAATAACAGTGTTTTTGAATTGAACGGTCAGAAAATACATTTGAATAAAAACAACAATAATAATTCCTTGCATGGCGGTATTACTGGGTTTAGCGAAAAGGTTTGGGCTGTCGAAAAAGTAATAGAAGGAGATAATCCGGCAATCACTTTGAGTTACTCCAGTCCGTCAAATGAGGAGAATTATCCAGGGACCTTAACTGTAGAGCTAACTTATTTGCTTACTGAAACAAATGAACTGATTCTTCAGTACAGTGCCAAGACGACCGAGGATACCGTAGTGAATTTAACACACCATAGTTATTTTAATCTGGATGGTCATCTATCTGATGTAAAAGATCAGGAATTAGTTGTAAACACAAATCAAATGCTGGAAACCACAGCAGAAAATATACCAACTGGTAGGTATTTGGAAATTGAAAATACTCCTTTTGATTTTTTAACACCAAAAAAATGTCCTTCCGTAATTGATAATACTTTTGTGATAACTCAAAAAAATGAGTTTGCAGCTTCATTATTGAGTAAAAAGAATAATTTAAAAATGACCGTATTTACTGATCAGCCTGGAGTTCATATTTATGTTGGCGGTAATTGTCAAAATGTACTAAAAGGGAAAGAAAATGCCGATTATCACTCTTTAAGCGGTATTTGTTTTGAAACACAAAATTTTCCCGATGCACCAAATCATGAACATTTTCCTAGTGCAGTCCTTAAAAAAGGAGAGGAATATGTTCACAATACAGTTTATAAATTTCAATTATTTTAG
- a CDS encoding substrate-binding domain-containing protein: MKIISIQNNLGIPKYKQIINSIEKAIEEEKLTKGDRLPSVNKVCLEFSLSRDTVLLGYDDLKKRGIIYAIPGKGYYVKSIEITIKQKIFLLFDELNIFKEDIYNSFLKNIGKNVQVDIFFHHFNVQVFQKLINDCNGNYTKYIIMPTNLIDVASFIKTLPINDVIILDQTNEELKSYPAIYQNHKKDIFEGLHKGKTRLSKYKKFIMIFPGFREPPAMKIGFENYCTEHAINYEIIQEFTDNDITIGGVYIIPNDRDLVRVIEKAREQNLKLGTDFGIISYNETPLKKVVSNGITTISTDFSTMGKLLAQMVLHGKKEQIENKSALIIRNSL; the protein is encoded by the coding sequence ATGAAAATTATTTCTATCCAAAACAATCTCGGTATTCCAAAATACAAGCAAATTATCAATTCCATTGAAAAGGCAATTGAAGAGGAAAAACTTACAAAAGGAGATCGGCTCCCATCTGTAAATAAAGTATGCTTAGAATTTTCATTATCTCGTGATACAGTCTTATTAGGATATGACGATTTAAAAAAAAGAGGAATAATTTATGCCATTCCAGGCAAAGGTTATTATGTCAAAAGCATTGAAATCACTATAAAACAAAAAATATTTCTGCTTTTTGACGAGCTTAATATTTTCAAAGAAGATATTTACAATTCGTTTTTAAAAAACATTGGAAAGAATGTTCAAGTTGATATTTTCTTTCACCATTTTAATGTTCAGGTTTTTCAAAAATTGATTAATGACTGTAACGGAAATTATACCAAGTACATCATCATGCCCACCAACTTGATCGATGTAGCCTCTTTTATAAAAACCCTGCCAATAAACGATGTAATCATCTTAGATCAGACAAATGAAGAGCTAAAATCCTATCCAGCAATATATCAAAATCACAAAAAAGACATCTTCGAGGGACTCCATAAAGGCAAAACAAGACTCAGTAAATATAAAAAATTCATTATGATTTTCCCAGGTTTCAGAGAACCGCCAGCAATGAAAATCGGGTTTGAAAACTATTGCACCGAGCATGCCATTAACTATGAAATCATCCAGGAATTTACGGATAATGACATCACAATTGGAGGCGTTTACATCATTCCAAATGACAGAGATCTCGTTCGGGTAATTGAGAAAGCTCGAGAACAAAATCTTAAATTAGGAACTGATTTTGGTATTATATCCTATAACGAAACTCCATTAAAAAAAGTAGTCTCAAATGGAATTACAACTATCTCAACCGATTTTAGCACTATGGGAAAACTATTAGCGCAAATGGTTCTTCACGGAAAAAAAGAACAAATTGAAAACAAGAGTGCATTAATCATTAGAAATTCGCTGTAA
- a CDS encoding glycoside hydrolase family 43 protein produces the protein MKKLKSLLVFSGLFFVATTVLAQKTKVPKEKNMGAYLMVYFKDDTHGLYMALSKDGYSFTDVNNAKPIIAGDTIAEQKGIRDPYIYRAPNGIFYLALTDLHIYAQKAGFRETEWERDGKQYGWGNNRGLVLMKSPDLIHWSHTVLRVDQAFPELKDIGCAWAPELIYDDKKQKTMIYFTMRFGNQKNKVYYSYMNKDFTKLETPPKLLFEYPKDITYIDADITKVGNKYHMFYVPHDGTPGIKQMVSNSVNTGYQYDDKWYDPEPASCEAPTVYKRIGENKWVLIYDIYGINPHNFGFSETSDFVNFTNLGHFNEGVMKTTNFSVSKHPAVIQITKKEAQKLAKKWNCEIKF, from the coding sequence ATGAAAAAATTGAAATCTCTACTTGTTTTTAGCGGTCTTTTTTTTGTCGCAACAACGGTCTTAGCACAGAAAACAAAAGTGCCTAAAGAAAAAAACATGGGAGCTTATCTGATGGTTTATTTTAAAGACGACACTCATGGTTTGTACATGGCTTTGAGCAAAGACGGCTATAGTTTTACCGATGTAAATAATGCCAAACCTATTATAGCCGGCGATACGATAGCCGAGCAAAAAGGAATACGTGATCCGTACATTTACCGAGCACCCAACGGAATCTTTTATTTAGCATTGACCGATTTGCATATTTATGCCCAAAAAGCTGGTTTTCGAGAGACGGAATGGGAACGTGACGGCAAGCAGTACGGCTGGGGCAACAACCGCGGATTGGTTTTAATGAAATCGCCCGATTTGATTCATTGGTCACATACTGTACTTCGCGTAGACCAGGCTTTTCCTGAATTGAAAGATATAGGCTGTGCTTGGGCACCTGAACTCATTTATGACGATAAAAAGCAAAAAACCATGATTTATTTTACCATGCGTTTTGGCAACCAAAAAAACAAAGTCTATTATTCCTATATGAATAAGGATTTTACAAAATTGGAAACTCCGCCAAAACTTTTATTCGAGTATCCAAAAGACATTACCTATATAGATGCCGACATCACCAAAGTAGGCAACAAATACCATATGTTCTATGTGCCTCATGACGGAACACCAGGCATTAAGCAGATGGTTTCCAACTCTGTTAATACTGGCTATCAATATGACGATAAATGGTACGATCCTGAACCCGCCAGCTGTGAGGCTCCAACTGTTTACAAACGCATTGGCGAAAACAAATGGGTGCTGATTTATGACATTTACGGCATTAATCCACACAATTTTGGTTTTAGCGAGACCTCCGATTTTGTAAACTTTACAAATCTGGGACACTTTAATGAAGGCGTTATGAAAACGACCAATTTTTCGGTGTCAAAACATCCGGCCGTTATTCAAATCACAAAAAAAGAAGCACAAAAACTAGCTAAAAAATGGAACTGCGAAATAAAATTTTAA
- a CDS encoding alpha-L-arabinofuranosidase C-terminal domain-containing protein, with amino-acid sequence MVSPILFSDANGQWHCLWSLNEKDGTFAHAASDDLLYWGRQSYPPVMTNKNCLLPDVSYSKEKEEYTITWLSKDQTETKAWCTTTKDFKKYSETKNIPVSEHKNSRSTFLISGKSETGSVNKVAWSIVEGLIKTQQLSVYKNQLWSETTKTDAERFAGLKPIEAKFTADVSKNKKISNTLLGIFFEDINYAADGGLYAELVQNRDFEYTIANTKGRDKTWNSTKAWSLKGETSKYVIDSVNPIHPNNKHYAKLSITQTGTTLINEGFDGIAVKAGEKYDFSVFARASDGKSGKLLVRLIGKNDEIYGEASTVAIGKDWKKYSGTITAKTTIADASLEIVPQMTGTLDLDLISLFPQQTFKGHKNGLRADLAQTLADLKPKFIRFPGGCVTHGDGLENIYKWKNTIGPLETRKPMRNLWNYHQTVGLGYFEYFQFCEDIGAAPLPVIAAGVPCQNSSTGGAGQQCGIPMSEMSDYVQDILDLVEYANGDVTTKWGKKRAEAGHPKPFNLKYIGIGNEDLITDIFEERFTMIFKAMKEKHPEITVIGTVGPNFEGTDYQEGWDIASKLGVPMVDEHYYQPPGWFIYNQDYYDSYDRTKPKVYLGEYASHLPGRPNNIETALSEALYMTSLERNGDVVSMSSYAPLLAKDKHTQWNPNLIYFSNTEVRPTVGYEVQKLYGQNAGEQYIPCEINLSNNQENVKNRIAISVVRDSKSNDLIVKLVNLLPIAVSTSIDLKNSSLENTQTVKTVLKGEPSDRNARPVVTACSASELMNTELPAYSFTIYRIKTVGTNK; translated from the coding sequence ATGGTTTCGCCAATACTGTTTTCTGACGCTAACGGTCAGTGGCATTGTCTTTGGAGCCTTAATGAAAAGGACGGAACTTTTGCACATGCAGCATCCGATGACCTACTTTATTGGGGTCGCCAATCCTATCCTCCAGTCATGACTAATAAAAACTGTCTGTTGCCTGATGTGTCTTATAGCAAGGAAAAAGAAGAATACACCATCACATGGTTAAGCAAAGACCAGACAGAAACAAAAGCTTGGTGTACAACAACCAAAGATTTCAAAAAATATTCGGAAACCAAAAATATTCCTGTATCCGAACATAAAAACTCACGAAGCACCTTCCTTATTTCCGGAAAATCAGAAACGGGGTCTGTCAACAAAGTAGCTTGGAGCATTGTAGAAGGACTTATCAAAACCCAACAATTGTCAGTCTATAAAAATCAGCTTTGGTCAGAAACTACCAAAACTGATGCTGAACGTTTTGCAGGATTGAAACCTATAGAAGCCAAGTTTACTGCGGATGTATCAAAAAACAAAAAGATCAGCAACACCTTATTGGGAATCTTTTTTGAAGACATCAATTATGCAGCAGACGGTGGTCTGTATGCCGAACTGGTTCAAAATAGAGATTTTGAATACACTATAGCCAATACTAAAGGCAGGGACAAAACATGGAACAGCACCAAAGCCTGGAGCTTAAAAGGAGAAACATCAAAATATGTTATCGATTCTGTAAATCCAATTCATCCCAACAATAAGCATTATGCAAAACTTTCGATTACGCAAACTGGCACTACTTTAATCAACGAAGGTTTTGATGGCATTGCAGTTAAAGCCGGCGAAAAATATGATTTTTCAGTATTTGCCCGCGCCTCTGATGGCAAATCAGGCAAGCTTCTTGTACGTCTGATTGGCAAGAATGACGAAATTTATGGCGAAGCCTCAACAGTTGCAATTGGCAAGGATTGGAAAAAATACAGCGGAACCATTACAGCTAAAACGACTATAGCAGATGCAAGTCTGGAAATCGTTCCACAAATGACGGGAACGTTGGATTTGGACCTGATTTCGCTTTTCCCACAGCAAACATTTAAAGGCCATAAAAACGGATTGCGTGCCGACTTGGCCCAAACTCTTGCCGATCTAAAACCAAAGTTTATCCGTTTCCCAGGAGGCTGTGTTACTCACGGCGACGGATTAGAAAATATTTATAAGTGGAAAAACACAATTGGCCCGCTCGAAACACGAAAACCCATGCGTAATCTTTGGAATTACCATCAAACTGTTGGTTTAGGCTATTTTGAATACTTCCAATTTTGTGAAGATATTGGTGCTGCGCCGTTACCTGTAATTGCAGCCGGTGTTCCTTGTCAAAATTCCTCAACTGGAGGTGCTGGACAACAATGCGGCATCCCAATGTCTGAAATGAGCGACTATGTCCAAGATATTCTGGATTTGGTCGAATATGCCAATGGCGACGTGACTACCAAATGGGGTAAAAAACGTGCTGAAGCTGGACATCCAAAGCCCTTTAACCTAAAATATATCGGCATTGGCAATGAAGACCTTATTACCGATATTTTTGAAGAACGTTTCACTATGATCTTCAAAGCGATGAAAGAAAAACATCCTGAGATAACCGTAATTGGAACAGTAGGCCCAAATTTTGAAGGTACTGATTACCAAGAAGGCTGGGATATTGCTTCAAAATTGGGCGTACCCATGGTGGACGAACATTACTATCAGCCTCCAGGCTGGTTCATCTACAATCAGGATTATTATGACAGCTATGACCGTACTAAACCCAAAGTCTATCTTGGAGAATATGCCTCTCACCTGCCAGGAAGACCCAATAATATAGAAACAGCCTTATCCGAAGCCTTGTATATGACCTCGTTGGAACGCAACGGTGATGTGGTAAGCATGTCTTCTTATGCACCACTATTGGCAAAAGACAAACATACACAATGGAATCCCAACCTAATTTATTTCAGCAATACCGAAGTAAGACCAACAGTAGGCTATGAAGTACAGAAACTTTATGGACAAAACGCCGGTGAGCAATATATTCCATGCGAAATTAACCTTTCAAATAATCAGGAAAATGTAAAAAACCGTATTGCTATATCTGTCGTTCGTGACTCCAAAAGCAATGACCTGATTGTAAAACTGGTTAACCTTCTGCCGATTGCTGTCAGCACATCTATTGATTTGAAAAACAGCAGTTTGGAAAACACACAGACTGTAAAAACAGTATTAAAAGGTGAGCCAAGCGACAGAAATGCAAGACCGGTTGTCACTGCCTGTTCTGCTTCAGAATTAATGAATACTGAATTGCCAGCATACTCATTTACTATTTACCGCATTAAAACGGTTGGCACAAATAAATAA